The Silvibacterium dinghuense DNA window ACAGCCGCGATGCGAGTTCCATCGCCGTCTCCGCACCGGGCAGGCCGAGATAGGCCTTCACATTCGGATACACATAAAACGCGCCTTCGGGCACGGTACAGGTGATCCCCGGAATCCCGCGAAGCCCGGCCAGCACCTCGTCGCGCAGCTTCAGGTAATCGGCGCGCATCTCCGCCACGCACTGCTGCGGACCGCTGAGCGCGGCAATCGACGCCTTCTGGATAAAGTGCGTGGCGGAGGAAGTCGTCTGGCTCTGCAGCTTGGCCATGGCCGCGATAATCGGCTTCGGCGCAAGCGCGAAGCCCGCACGCCAGCCGGTCATCGCGTAGGTCTTCGAGAGCGAACCCAGCACGACGACATGCTCTTTCGCCTCGATGTACGATCCACCGCTGACCGGCTTCCCCTTATACGTCAGGTAGGCATAGCACTCGTCGAGCAGCACGTAGATGCCGCGCTCGTGAGCCAGCCGCACGATGCCTTCGAAGTCCGCGGTGTCCATCACCGCGCCGGAAGGGTTCGAGGGCGAGTTCAGCAGGATGGCGCGGGTACGCGGCGTGATCAGGCTCTCGATCGCCTCAGCCGTGATGCGGAAGTGATCGGCCTCCGCGGTCTCCAGAAAGACCGGCCGCCCGCCCGCATACTGCACGATGTCCTTGTAGGAAACCCAGTACGGCACCGGCACGATCACTTCGTCGCCATGG harbors:
- a CDS encoding pyridoxal phosphate-dependent aminotransferase, which gives rise to MTASTAGVAREFSERIGRFEVSATAVVVAEAAKLKAAGVDLADFGAGEPHFPTPRHIKDAAIAAIEQNFTHYTTTPGIPEVRKAIVDRHAADFGSDYAPDEAIFTTGGKLAIFYAVSALIDHGDEVIVPVPYWVSYKDIVQYAGGRPVFLETAEADHFRITAEAIESLITPRTRAILLNSPSNPSGAVMDTADFEGIVRLAHERGIYVLLDECYAYLTYKGKPVSGGSYIEAKEHVVVLGSLSKTYAMTGWRAGFALAPKPIIAAMAKLQSQTTSSATHFIQKASIAALSGPQQCVAEMRADYLKLRDEVLAGLRGIPGITCTVPEGAFYVYPNVKAYLGLPGAETAMELASRLLREGHVVTVPGEAFGTREHLRLSYATSHETVAEGVARMKAFFEGLRRKG